Proteins from a single region of Budorcas taxicolor isolate Tak-1 chromosome 11, Takin1.1, whole genome shotgun sequence:
- the TAF11 gene encoding transcription initiation factor TFIID subunit 11, which produces MDNACESPTEKGGETGESEETTAAPGGPRVTDTDGIPEETDGDGDGELKEAAAEEGELKSQDIADLTAVEREDSLLTPAAKKLKIDTKEKKEKKQKVDEDEIQKMQILVSSFSEEQLNRYEMYRRSAFPKAAIKRLIQSITGTSVSQNVVIAMSGISKVFVGEVVEEALDVCEKWGEMPPLQPKHMREAVRRLKSKGQIPNSKHKKIIFF; this is translated from the exons ATGGATAATGCCTGCGAATCGCCCACGGAAAAAGGTGGAGAGACCGGGGAATCAGAGGAGACCACGGCGGCTCCTGGGGGCCCCAGGGTTACGGATACGGACGGAATCCCGGAGGAAACCGACGGTGACGGAGACGGGGAATTGAAAGAGGCCGCCGCTGAAGAAGGCGAG cTCAAGAGTCAGGATATTGCAGATTTAACAGCAGTTGAAAGGGAAGACTCATTACTTACTCCTGCagccaaaaaactgaaaatagataccaaagagaagaaagagaagaagcagaAAGTGGATGAAGATGAGATTCAAAAGATGCA AATcctggtttcttctttttctgaggAGCAGCTGAACCGTTATGAAATGTATCGCCGGTCAGCTTTCCCTAAGGCAGCCATTAAGAGG CTGATCCAGTCCATCACAGGCACCTCTGTGTCTCAGAATGTTGTTATTGCTATGTCTGGTATTTCCAAAGTTTTCGTCGGGGAGGTGGTAGAAGAAG CACTGGATGTGTGTGAGAAGTGGGGAGAAATGCCACCGCTGCAACCCAAACACATGAGGGAGGCTGTTCGGAGGTTAAAGTCGAAGGGGCAAATTCCCAACTCAAAGCACAAAAAAATCATCTTCTTCTAG